In the Flagellimonas sp. HMM57 genome, one interval contains:
- a CDS encoding GNAT family N-acetyltransferase — MEKNPFTTYPFTNIWMQHFGPNKKGLKFSFIENLSFVKHSLLPLYFNVGKTNTKGVTYKLQNENTASFRRKVFLVYDVPTYRIDEPEFKENTLTVKKVKKYSGFLIDLTPYTTLDQYLTTTLSKRSKQKMNRYKKRLETCFKIRHVMYGREISKDMYNHLFTHFKRLLVKRFEDKRQTNNNLNTKEWEFYKEVTYQMMLDGQASLYVTYDGEKPIAISLHNNSDETLYDVIRSFDIDYSKFHLGSVAIMGLVDWCLKHGVKKLDFSKGHYDYKKSWSNLEYQFEYHVLYDKKSLVAVILANCLTIFFKLKQFLREKNINEKLNKLTFFLRNKGYDNRTKAIEYQLMELEDPYPENKLTEIDPYESGIDNLKKKVYEFLFLSSERKTDVKVYQIDLSSSYLIKGIKQQKIAVTK, encoded by the coding sequence ATGGAGAAGAATCCATTTACAACGTACCCTTTTACCAATATTTGGATGCAACATTTTGGTCCGAATAAAAAAGGGTTGAAATTTTCTTTTATAGAAAACTTGTCTTTCGTAAAACATTCACTCCTGCCGCTTTATTTTAATGTAGGCAAAACCAATACAAAAGGAGTCACTTATAAATTACAAAATGAAAATACGGCTTCCTTTCGTAGAAAGGTCTTTTTGGTCTACGATGTGCCAACATATAGAATAGATGAGCCCGAGTTCAAGGAAAATACGTTGACTGTAAAAAAAGTAAAGAAATATTCAGGTTTCCTTATTGATTTAACTCCCTACACCACTTTAGACCAATATCTAACCACAACCTTAAGCAAGCGGAGTAAGCAAAAAATGAACCGCTACAAAAAACGTTTAGAGACCTGTTTCAAAATTAGGCATGTCATGTATGGTAGAGAAATTTCAAAAGATATGTACAATCATCTTTTTACCCATTTTAAGAGGCTCTTGGTAAAACGCTTTGAAGATAAAAGACAGACCAACAACAATTTGAACACTAAAGAATGGGAATTCTACAAAGAAGTGACTTACCAGATGATGCTAGACGGTCAAGCCTCACTTTATGTTACGTACGATGGGGAAAAACCGATTGCAATATCACTTCATAACAATTCGGATGAAACGTTATATGACGTTATCCGTAGTTTTGATATAGATTATTCAAAATTTCACCTTGGCTCTGTTGCCATAATGGGCCTTGTAGACTGGTGTTTGAAGCATGGTGTAAAAAAGTTGGATTTTTCTAAGGGGCATTATGATTATAAAAAAAGCTGGAGCAATTTAGAATATCAATTTGAATATCATGTGCTTTATGACAAAAAATCCTTGGTAGCTGTTATATTGGCTAATTGCCTGACCATCTTTTTCAAATTAAAACAATTCTTAAGGGAAAAGAACATAAATGAAAAGCTCAATAAGCTTACCTTTTTTCTGAGGAACAAGGGGTACGACAATAGAACAAAAGCTATTGAATACCAGCTTATGGAATTAGAAGACCCATACCCAGAAAATAAACTTACCGAAATAGACCCATATGAATCAGGAATTGACAACTTAAAGAAAAAAGTATATGAGTTTCTTTTTCTGAGTTCGGAGCGTAAAACTGATGTTAAAGTGTATCAAATCGATTTGTCATCTTCCTATTTGATAAAAGGAATAAAACAACAAAAAATAGCTGTAACAAAATAG
- a CDS encoding glycosyltransferase — protein sequence MLSIIIPLYNAEKYIGNCLNSLVKQDYQDIEIIIVNDGSTDGSKRIVETFIKQYPNIYLYHQENGGIGTARNAAIKKAKGDYLYFIDSDDYIAENVLGTLMAILINNELEILGFKTQNTKLLTLNVSENINDFDLNSKVAAYTGEEFIGNFNYRTEVWWYIVKKDFFKATLLSFYPRKFVQDTYFTPSLFLQAEKIGYVPMDVHRYVRNLESVSNKRTPGHIKKHMYDMGFAIEQLHYLLQKTNHKKCQIRLRNRQQSHVFFLLLRFTHSNMDFKELGKLLTKFNTYGAYPLTGFPGADYQGLKYKTLSTIFNLPSLIRNPFLLMLKKYNSYKK from the coding sequence ATGTTAAGTATCATAATTCCACTTTACAATGCAGAAAAATATATCGGTAATTGTTTGAATAGTTTGGTAAAGCAAGACTATCAAGACATTGAAATAATTATCGTTAATGATGGCTCCACAGATGGCAGTAAACGTATTGTAGAAACATTTATAAAGCAATATCCTAATATTTATTTATATCATCAGGAAAATGGGGGGATAGGAACAGCTAGAAACGCAGCCATAAAAAAAGCAAAAGGAGATTATTTGTATTTTATTGACTCAGATGATTATATAGCAGAAAATGTATTGGGTACACTTATGGCTATATTAATTAATAATGAGCTGGAAATTCTTGGTTTTAAAACTCAAAACACAAAGTTACTCACACTCAATGTTTCGGAAAACATTAACGATTTCGATTTAAATTCAAAAGTTGCTGCTTATACTGGTGAAGAATTTATAGGTAATTTTAATTATCGCACAGAAGTTTGGTGGTATATAGTCAAAAAGGACTTTTTTAAGGCAACTCTATTATCCTTCTACCCAAGAAAATTTGTCCAAGACACCTATTTTACACCTTCGTTGTTTCTCCAAGCTGAAAAAATTGGGTATGTACCAATGGACGTACACAGGTATGTTAGAAATCTTGAATCTGTGTCAAATAAAAGAACCCCTGGACATATTAAAAAACATATGTACGATATGGGTTTTGCAATAGAACAATTACACTATCTATTGCAGAAAACAAATCATAAAAAATGTCAAATAAGATTACGCAACAGACAACAGAGCCATGTCTTCTTTCTTTTACTAAGATTTACACACTCGAACATGGACTTTAAGGAGCTCGGAAAACTATTGACTAAGTTTAATACTTACGGCGCATATCCATTGACTGGGTTTCCGGGTGCAGATTATCAAGGGTTAAAATACAAAACCTTATCTACTATTTTTAATCTCCCCAGCCTTATTCGAAATCCATTCCTTCTTATGCTTAAGAAGTACAATTCCTATAAAAAGTAA
- a CDS encoding glycosyltransferase family 4 protein, which yields MEEKKKLMRTATIAASIGGLLKGQLKYMSQYYSVSAVASTTDDTLEKVGKREGIAVFPLAMARSISIVQDLKSVWNLYRLFKRERPHIVHSMTPKAGLLTMMAAYFAGVPHRLHTFTGLIFPTKTGAMQKLLIVMDRVLCFCATRVYPEGQGVKKDLEKFKITSKTLKVIANGNVNGIDLDFFDASRYNADEKQELKQKLDIKDSDFVFLFAGRIVRDKGINELVGAFKKLLETNSNAILLVLGDYERELDPILPETEAVIVNHDNVICTGWQDDVRPFFAISDCMVLPSYREGFPNTVIQAGAMKLPSIVTDISGCNEIIIEGRNGTLVPVKNATVLHQKMKEMIDKTVIYDPEECYELIASRYKQDFVWEKLLEEYRSLD from the coding sequence ATGGAAGAGAAAAAAAAACTGATGCGCACTGCCACCATTGCCGCATCCATTGGTGGCCTTTTGAAAGGCCAACTTAAATACATGTCCCAATACTATTCTGTAAGTGCAGTAGCTTCGACTACTGATGATACTTTGGAAAAAGTAGGTAAACGAGAAGGTATTGCGGTATTTCCTTTGGCAATGGCACGCTCAATAAGTATAGTTCAAGATTTAAAATCTGTATGGAACCTTTACAGGCTCTTTAAAAGGGAAAGGCCCCATATTGTCCATTCCATGACACCAAAGGCCGGACTGTTAACAATGATGGCTGCTTATTTCGCAGGTGTTCCCCATAGGCTACATACGTTTACCGGTCTAATTTTTCCAACTAAAACCGGGGCCATGCAAAAGTTGTTGATCGTTATGGACAGGGTTCTGTGTTTTTGTGCCACCCGCGTATATCCAGAGGGGCAAGGCGTGAAGAAAGACCTTGAAAAATTTAAAATTACTTCTAAAACCCTTAAAGTCATAGCAAACGGTAATGTCAATGGTATTGATCTGGATTTTTTTGACGCCAGTCGATACAATGCCGATGAAAAACAAGAACTTAAACAAAAATTGGACATCAAGGACAGTGATTTTGTTTTTCTCTTTGCGGGTAGAATCGTGCGGGACAAGGGCATAAACGAGTTAGTTGGCGCATTTAAAAAATTACTGGAGACAAATAGCAATGCGATTTTGTTAGTGCTCGGCGATTATGAAAGGGAGCTAGATCCCATACTTCCAGAAACAGAAGCGGTTATAGTCAACCACGATAATGTTATCTGTACTGGTTGGCAAGATGATGTGCGTCCGTTTTTCGCCATTTCAGATTGCATGGTACTGCCAAGTTATCGAGAAGGGTTTCCAAATACCGTAATACAAGCAGGTGCAATGAAGTTACCGAGTATTGTAACCGATATAAGCGGTTGTAATGAAATTATCATTGAAGGTCGCAATGGAACGTTAGTACCTGTGAAGAATGCTACCGTACTTCATCAAAAAATGAAGGAAATGATTGATAAAACGGTTATATACGACCCTGAAGAGTGCTATGAGCTCATTGCATCTAGGTACAAACAAGACTTTGTTTGGGAGAAACTGTTAGAAGAATATCGCAGTTTAGACTAA
- a CDS encoding glycosyltransferase produces MLLSIIVPVYNVEDYIKTCIESLVNQDIDDNEYEILAINDGATDGSAAILEELLTKYSNLRMITQENQGLSGARNTGMLEAQGKYILFVDADDTIIPNCINNLAGHAENNGLDILEFGAQGITDDGKVTYTASTSSNGKVLDGERYLEQVHYISSACNKLYRKGFLDQHRLQFMPRVYIEDIEFNTRAVFLAQRIMAIDTIAAKFLQRAGSITRSSNTAKIKKMIYDIFTVLTAINNFTEKTVTENSRAYIPLKRRVSSLIATMLLRVCKETKDIAIAKDILGKLEEEKLYPTSFAAETSDKQWFLRFANRKRLFLIVTRVMVQLKPNKDA; encoded by the coding sequence ATGTTGTTAAGTATTATAGTACCCGTTTACAATGTTGAAGATTATATAAAGACTTGTATTGAAAGTTTGGTTAATCAAGATATCGATGACAACGAATATGAGATTTTGGCAATCAATGATGGGGCCACGGATGGGAGTGCTGCCATTTTAGAGGAGCTTCTGACAAAATATTCAAACCTTCGTATGATCACCCAAGAAAATCAGGGGCTTAGCGGAGCGCGAAATACAGGAATGTTAGAAGCACAAGGAAAATATATCCTATTTGTAGATGCCGATGATACGATAATTCCCAACTGTATAAATAATTTGGCAGGGCATGCTGAAAACAATGGGCTTGACATTTTAGAATTTGGAGCACAAGGAATTACGGATGATGGAAAAGTAACGTATACCGCATCCACAAGTAGCAATGGTAAAGTTCTGGATGGAGAAAGATACTTGGAACAAGTGCACTACATAAGTTCCGCTTGCAATAAACTATACAGAAAGGGCTTTTTAGACCAACATCGACTTCAGTTCATGCCCAGGGTCTATATAGAAGATATTGAGTTTAATACCCGTGCAGTTTTTTTAGCACAGCGAATCATGGCCATTGATACCATTGCCGCTAAGTTTTTGCAACGTGCAGGTTCAATTACCCGCAGTTCAAATACTGCAAAAATCAAAAAAATGATTTATGACATTTTTACGGTATTGACCGCAATCAATAATTTTACGGAGAAAACGGTAACCGAAAACTCCAGAGCCTATATTCCATTAAAGCGACGCGTTAGTTCCCTCATTGCGACCATGCTGTTACGGGTATGTAAGGAAACCAAGGATATTGCCATTGCAAAAGATATTTTAGGTAAACTGGAAGAGGAAAAACTTTACCCAACATCATTTGCCGCAGAAACTAGCGATAAGCAATGGTTTCTTCGTTTCGCAAACCGGAAAAGACTTTTTTTAATCGTGACCAGAGTGATGGTGCAACTTAAACCGAATAAAGATGCCTAA
- a CDS encoding GNAT family N-acetyltransferase: MSLKKVSHNFFSSFLERENGVPKFYESISYADLDKEIYRDEKPYKDETSSPALLEVTYVPNYLKTTLKKDTNFKTVKHQLVKGYAIDLTHIEEVDSYVKLKFKKNAKNIRRSIKRLETSFPIKYHLYHGNITKEEYDRLFDSLLTMIKKRFKQRNETSKQLAQWNETLNATYGLIKQNRASIFVIYNANEPIEISVNYHRDKIFYSAISSFDIDYFKFGLGHVEIYKQLIWCFENDYHYFDMGWGDLEYKNRWCNKTYLFEQFLLYEKKSLIGKLVSSITNTKVRTKNYLISKNVHLHVKNLKKTVRRYLNASQEPISFSFHDLSNETILPKKAVNLQNTKNTFIRRMVYDFLYTNLEHVDDIKVYQNFNSDREYYILGKKVSKICKVDFKK, encoded by the coding sequence ATGTCACTAAAGAAAGTTTCACATAATTTCTTTTCCAGTTTTCTCGAGCGAGAGAACGGTGTCCCAAAGTTTTATGAATCCATCTCTTATGCTGATTTGGACAAAGAAATTTATCGAGATGAAAAACCGTACAAGGATGAAACTAGCTCTCCTGCCCTGTTGGAAGTAACCTACGTTCCCAATTATTTGAAGACAACACTAAAAAAAGATACAAATTTTAAAACCGTAAAGCACCAATTGGTTAAAGGGTATGCGATAGATTTAACCCACATAGAAGAAGTGGACTCTTATGTTAAATTGAAATTTAAGAAGAATGCCAAAAATATAAGAAGGTCCATTAAACGTTTAGAAACATCTTTTCCCATAAAATATCATTTGTACCATGGCAATATAACCAAAGAAGAATACGACCGTCTTTTTGATTCGTTGTTGACCATGATAAAAAAACGATTTAAACAACGTAACGAAACCAGCAAACAGTTAGCACAATGGAACGAAACCTTGAATGCCACTTATGGATTGATAAAACAAAACAGGGCATCTATTTTTGTAATATACAATGCCAATGAACCTATAGAAATATCTGTAAATTATCACAGGGACAAGATTTTTTATAGTGCAATATCCTCATTTGACATAGACTATTTCAAATTTGGATTGGGACATGTTGAAATTTACAAACAACTGATTTGGTGTTTTGAAAATGATTATCACTATTTTGACATGGGTTGGGGCGATTTGGAGTACAAAAATAGATGGTGCAACAAAACCTATTTATTTGAGCAGTTTCTTCTTTATGAAAAGAAATCGCTTATTGGAAAGCTTGTCTCTTCTATCACAAACACCAAAGTAAGAACCAAAAATTACTTGATTTCCAAGAATGTACATCTTCATGTCAAAAATCTAAAGAAAACGGTCAGAAGGTATTTGAATGCATCCCAAGAACCTATATCCTTTAGCTTTCATGATCTGTCAAATGAAACAATATTGCCAAAAAAAGCAGTAAACCTTCAGAATACCAAAAATACGTTTATCCGTCGGATGGTATACGATTTTTTGTATACCAACTTGGAACATGTGGATGATATAAAAGTTTATCAAAATTTCAATAGTGACCGCGAATACTATATACTGGGTAAAAAAGTAAGCAAGATTTGTAAGGTCGATTTTAAAAAGTAA
- a CDS encoding beta-1,6-N-acetylglucosaminyltransferase, translating to MPNTIAILILAHHNPEQLSLLVQHLQPDFDVYVQIDKKSDLQIDELPQAKNVFYYKEVAVYWGDFSQILNMNHILEKAYTQHKYERYCYISGDDLPIKSNQYIKDFFKENKDSIYMYANPLPIKTWGFNYGFDRLDRYWFMRINHRKTAKILGRTTLVLQRMLGIKRKRYPIDYYAGSNWLNLTGESVSHIFDFLKKYPDYFKKLKYSRATDEIWIQSIVMNSIFKEKVINDDLRYIDWNTGPEFPRTLTSDDYTKIKSSNALFARKFNSNKDFAIIQRLVDGK from the coding sequence ATGCCTAATACCATTGCCATTCTCATTTTAGCACATCATAATCCAGAGCAACTTAGCTTGTTGGTACAACACCTTCAACCAGATTTTGATGTTTATGTACAGATCGATAAAAAATCCGATTTACAAATCGATGAACTCCCACAAGCCAAAAATGTGTTCTACTATAAAGAGGTTGCCGTGTATTGGGGTGATTTTAGCCAAATCCTTAATATGAACCATATATTGGAAAAGGCTTATACACAACACAAGTATGAACGCTATTGCTATATTAGTGGCGATGACCTACCAATAAAGAGCAATCAGTATATTAAAGATTTTTTTAAAGAAAATAAGGATAGTATCTACATGTATGCCAACCCTTTGCCCATAAAAACGTGGGGGTTTAATTATGGTTTTGATCGATTGGACCGCTATTGGTTCATGAGAATAAACCATAGAAAAACAGCTAAAATTCTAGGTAGAACGACACTTGTACTACAGAGGATGCTAGGTATAAAACGTAAACGTTACCCCATCGACTATTATGCAGGTTCCAACTGGTTAAACTTAACCGGTGAAAGTGTGAGCCATATTTTTGATTTTTTGAAAAAGTATCCGGATTATTTCAAAAAATTAAAATATTCAAGGGCTACAGATGAAATATGGATACAAAGTATTGTAATGAATTCTATATTTAAAGAAAAAGTAATCAACGATGATTTGCGCTATATAGATTGGAACACTGGTCCAGAATTTCCCAGAACGCTAACTTCTGATGATTATACCAAGATAAAATCGAGTAATGCTTTATTTGCTAGAAAATTTAATTCCAATAAAGATTTTGCAATAATTCAACGTTTGGTTGATGGGAAATAA
- a CDS encoding glycosyltransferase family 2 protein, translated as MKISIIIPAYNLERYIYNCLKSVLDQDLDVKEYEVLIINDGSTDKTGEIVREIISHNKHLLLFERKNQGVSSARNLGIEKAKGKYILFVDGDDWLEKNTLGSIYEKMSSNNLEIGKFGYHKVDDQGIVLESSELENDEKSIRGIDFLLSKKTSDFFPWLYCVSAKLLKASQIRFNTELSFCEDKEFMVRLFSKTERFQSFELHRYNYRLGRQDGATTVYSNKHVEHLIKANILIYQFAEELEPKTFKTYLQDASVWAIESSFYRITIASLYQRFGFWSSIVLKHIRSVPGILEKSAKLRLLNQSLTVFYLRYYLPRSVFHKIKKQFIA; from the coding sequence ATGAAAATTTCCATAATTATACCGGCCTATAACTTGGAACGTTATATCTATAATTGTTTAAAATCCGTTTTGGATCAAGATTTAGATGTAAAGGAATATGAGGTATTGATAATAAATGACGGTTCCACAGATAAAACCGGAGAGATAGTTAGGGAAATTATATCCCATAATAAGCACTTACTACTTTTCGAAAGAAAAAACCAAGGTGTAAGCAGTGCAAGAAATTTAGGCATAGAAAAAGCAAAGGGAAAGTATATTCTATTTGTTGATGGTGATGATTGGTTGGAAAAAAATACCTTGGGGTCCATATACGAAAAAATGAGCTCCAATAATCTAGAAATCGGAAAATTTGGATATCATAAGGTAGACGACCAAGGAATTGTTTTAGAATCATCAGAGTTGGAAAATGATGAAAAAAGTATACGTGGGATAGACTTTCTTTTATCTAAAAAAACAAGTGATTTTTTCCCATGGCTGTATTGTGTTTCCGCAAAACTTCTTAAAGCAAGCCAAATAAGGTTCAATACTGAACTTTCTTTTTGTGAAGATAAGGAGTTTATGGTTCGTCTATTCTCAAAAACAGAAAGATTCCAAAGTTTTGAATTGCACAGATACAATTATAGATTGGGTAGGCAGGATGGAGCTACAACAGTGTATTCCAATAAACATGTGGAGCATTTAATAAAGGCCAACATACTTATCTACCAGTTTGCGGAAGAATTGGAACCAAAGACATTTAAAACATATCTCCAAGATGCTAGTGTATGGGCAATAGAAAGCTCGTTTTACAGAATTACAATAGCCAGTCTGTATCAACGTTTTGGGTTTTGGAGCTCTATTGTATTAAAACATATTCGTTCTGTGCCTGGAATACTGGAGAAATCGGCAAAACTTCGTTTGTTGAACCAGAGCCTTACAGTATTCTATTTGCGCTATTATCTGCCCAGAAGTGTTTTTCATAAAATCAAAAAACAGTTTATCGCTTAA
- a CDS encoding EpsG family protein has product MFDFIPIEQYSEFYVNIILLACGITYFHTLVLKPTDVKVFHFNRFFGILLLLFVLLYIGTRPIHGEFVDMMTYAQTFEQIRLGLLEIGKGDAGFEYFMLLCTQITNVEGFFFISACIYVIPLFIASKNWFPQYYLFAFLVLIASFSFWTYGVNGIRNGMATSLFVLALSYQEKNKIVMIVFFFLSFMFHKSMMLPLAAFGVTFFLKDTQKYYFFWVLGILLSISMGGVWISLFTSLGFGDDRLAGYLSGTADPSKFSSTGFRFDFLLYSAAPLALAFHYIFKKGFNDPFYKQILHTYIVANAFWIMIIRANFSNRFAYLSWFLMGIVVIYPILKTQIWPQHFKKVGIVVVLYYAFTFFMHYYYQYRG; this is encoded by the coding sequence ATGTTTGATTTTATACCTATAGAACAATATTCCGAATTTTATGTCAATATAATCCTCTTGGCATGTGGTATTACCTACTTCCACACACTAGTTTTAAAACCTACGGATGTTAAGGTATTTCATTTTAATCGCTTCTTTGGGATCTTGCTTCTACTCTTTGTACTGCTTTATATTGGCACTAGGCCCATCCATGGAGAATTTGTGGACATGATGACCTATGCACAAACCTTTGAGCAGATTCGTTTGGGATTATTGGAAATTGGTAAAGGTGACGCAGGTTTTGAATATTTTATGCTGCTATGTACCCAGATAACAAATGTGGAAGGCTTCTTTTTTATAAGTGCCTGTATCTATGTTATCCCATTGTTTATAGCTTCTAAAAACTGGTTTCCGCAATATTACCTTTTTGCTTTTTTAGTTCTGATAGCGTCTTTTTCTTTCTGGACCTATGGTGTTAATGGTATTCGTAATGGAATGGCTACGTCTTTGTTCGTTTTGGCACTTTCATACCAAGAAAAGAATAAAATTGTTATGATAGTTTTTTTCTTTCTTTCCTTTATGTTCCATAAAAGTATGATGCTTCCTTTAGCAGCTTTTGGAGTTACGTTTTTTTTAAAGGATACCCAAAAGTATTATTTCTTCTGGGTTTTGGGTATTTTGCTTTCTATCTCTATGGGCGGTGTATGGATAAGTCTGTTTACTAGTTTGGGATTTGGTGACGACCGCTTGGCAGGCTATCTATCCGGTACCGCAGACCCTAGTAAATTCAGCTCTACTGGATTCCGTTTTGACTTTCTATTGTATAGTGCCGCTCCTTTGGCTTTGGCCTTCCATTATATTTTTAAAAAGGGCTTTAATGATCCTTTTTACAAACAGATTCTCCATACCTATATTGTAGCTAACGCCTTTTGGATTATGATTATACGGGCAAATTTTTCTAACCGTTTTGCATACCTATCTTGGTTCTTAATGGGCATTGTGGTTATTTATCCTATTCTTAAGACTCAAATATGGCCGCAACACTTTAAAAAGGTAGGTATTGTGGTAGTATTATATTATGCCTTTACCTTTTTTATGCATTACTATTATCAATATCGCGGATAA
- a CDS encoding right-handed parallel beta-helix repeat-containing protein, whose product MRNLPVSIKHTHFSFLKLTLFFSLVLMLFTSCSQEDIFLDAIIQSEDEVADEGTDDGNSDGEDSTDGDANKGDFGEINSTPCAFSLDNLSPNETLVIDCTLDLNGQTTILPRDVTLQFNGGEIVNGILRFNGGTIDGKLLNHTLDIQGTAELSETNFFFYPERWDVKQGTVSQDEASANREGINYSIEQVSKLKGSVFSLDKFDAYFYGDFFTTDPKNSYESNSIKIPSNFHFKMSSNTYLRTYQTNNPAPRLIGIYKGDNVVVSGGNLIGDRYSHDYSPVKDWLDVDRNSHEFGTILSIKGGDNIEINGVIIEEGTGDGIGIGGSTIRNADGTVRPNEVLATNVRIVGCTINDCRRNNLSVIDGDGVLIENNIISDAGGIRNGISSDQASISGINPQFGIDLEAYRERDANNELIEYERVENVTIRGNKFTGNFKGDIVIFTANDVLIENNEMDNIVGGKAAFNCKILNNKIIARSSGVETSIGVGFGELIINGEDLVYNNEISGNTISGFDTAISLGGVDMKVSNNTLRDFDEGIFFKNVRNAEVHDNNMDSNRNIAWGYITINGNVRNVNVFDDIVNVTHKTINFMGLNKDYNDGNITFRNVDFKSKNNRSLYLENARFITVRDSKISFGVENVNSTGIELINNTIQ is encoded by the coding sequence ATGAGAAACTTACCTGTCTCGATTAAACACACACACTTTTCTTTTTTAAAATTGACACTTTTTTTCTCCCTAGTACTCATGTTGTTCACTTCTTGTTCCCAAGAAGATATTTTTTTGGATGCTATCATTCAAAGTGAGGATGAAGTTGCCGACGAAGGTACTGATGATGGAAATTCAGATGGAGAGGATTCCACTGATGGTGATGCCAACAAAGGGGACTTTGGTGAGATTAATTCAACCCCATGTGCTTTCAGTTTGGATAATTTATCTCCCAATGAAACTTTGGTTATCGACTGTACACTTGATTTAAATGGACAGACAACTATTTTGCCTCGTGACGTCACCCTGCAATTCAATGGTGGAGAGATAGTGAATGGTATATTACGTTTTAATGGCGGTACCATAGACGGTAAACTGTTAAACCATACCTTGGACATTCAGGGAACTGCAGAATTATCGGAGACAAACTTTTTCTTCTATCCAGAGCGTTGGGATGTAAAGCAAGGTACTGTATCGCAGGACGAGGCCAGCGCAAATAGAGAGGGTATCAATTATTCAATAGAGCAAGTCAGTAAATTAAAAGGCTCGGTTTTTTCTTTAGACAAATTCGATGCATACTTTTATGGAGATTTTTTTACTACTGATCCGAAGAATAGTTATGAAAGTAATTCAATAAAAATTCCTTCGAACTTTCATTTTAAAATGAGTTCGAATACCTATTTAAGAACATATCAAACTAATAACCCTGCACCACGTCTTATTGGTATATATAAAGGGGATAATGTTGTTGTCTCGGGTGGTAACCTTATTGGAGATCGTTATTCTCATGACTATTCCCCTGTGAAAGATTGGCTAGATGTAGATAGGAATTCTCATGAATTCGGAACTATATTGTCCATAAAAGGAGGCGATAATATAGAAATTAATGGAGTAATTATTGAGGAAGGTACAGGAGATGGTATTGGAATTGGAGGTTCAACTATCCGTAATGCAGATGGAACGGTAAGGCCTAATGAGGTTTTAGCTACCAATGTAAGAATTGTGGGATGTACAATAAATGATTGCAGAAGAAATAATTTAAGTGTAATAGATGGTGATGGTGTATTGATTGAAAATAATATAATTTCAGATGCAGGGGGTATTCGAAATGGTATATCGTCTGATCAAGCAAGTATAAGCGGTATTAATCCCCAGTTTGGTATAGATTTAGAAGCATATAGAGAGCGTGATGCAAATAATGAACTTATCGAGTATGAAAGAGTTGAGAACGTTACCATAAGAGGAAATAAATTTACTGGTAATTTCAAAGGAGATATTGTCATTTTTACAGCCAATGATGTACTTATCGAGAATAATGAAATGGATAATATAGTTGGTGGTAAAGCGGCGTTTAATTGTAAAATTCTTAATAATAAGATTATTGCAAGAAGTAGTGGTGTTGAAACTTCGATAGGAGTTGGTTTTGGGGAATTGATTATAAACGGTGAGGATTTAGTTTACAACAATGAAATAAGTGGAAATACTATTTCCGGGTTTGATACCGCAATTTCTCTAGGGGGAGTGGATATGAAAGTTAGCAATAATACCTTAAGAGATTTTGATGAGGGAATATTTTTCAAAAATGTAAGAAATGCTGAAGTCCATGATAACAATATGGATAGCAACAGGAATATCGCTTGGGGTTATATCACTATAAATGGCAATGTAAGGAATGTCAACGTTTTTGATGATATAGTCAACGTTACGCATAAAACAATCAATTTTATGGGACTAAATAAAGACTACAACGATGGTAACATAACATTTAGGAACGTAGATTTCAAGTCCAAGAATAATAGAAGTTTATATCTTGAAAATGCTAGATTTATAACTGTCAGGGATAGCAAAATTTCTTTTGGGGTAGAAAACGTCAATTCAACAGGTATCGAACTAATCAATAATACCATACAATAA